Proteins from a genomic interval of Panthera uncia isolate 11264 chromosome C1 unlocalized genomic scaffold, Puncia_PCG_1.0 HiC_scaffold_4, whole genome shotgun sequence:
- the LOC125913451 gene encoding small nuclear ribonucleoprotein G-like — MSKAHPPELKKFTDKKLPLKLNGGRRGQGILRGFHPFMNLVMDECVEMATSGQENNIGMVVIPGNHIILLETLERV, encoded by the coding sequence ATGAGCAAAGCTCACCCTCCTGAGTTGAAAAAATTTACGGACAAGAAATTACCATTGAAATTAAATGGTGGCAGACGTGGCCAAGGAATATTGCGGGGCTTCCATCCCTTTATGAATCTTGTGATGGATGAATGTGTGGAGATGGCAACTAGTGGGCAAGAGAACAATATTGGAATGGTGGTAATTCCAGGAAATCATATCATCCTGTTAGAAACCTTGGAACGAGTATAA